A window of Auraticoccus monumenti contains these coding sequences:
- a CDS encoding uracil-xanthine permease family protein, which translates to MRLPWTLHGDGRTITGDEVVHPGERLGWPATIGLGLQHVVAMFGATFLVPVLTGFPPTTTVLFSGIGTIVFLLVTGNRLPSYLGSSFAFIAPITAASAGGGMPAALFGVVVTGVLLALVGLLVTRTGTGWIDALMPPVVAGAIVALIGLNLAPTARDNFVAAPVTALVTLTAILLCTVLLRGVLGRMSIVLGVVIGYVVAALSGQVDLSGVRSAPWVGLPELTAPSAAWWALPAFLPVVLVLVAENVGHVRSVAHMTDPALNRLTGRALLADGLATTLAGAGGGSGTTTYGENIGVMAATRVYSTAAYWVAALFAVLLGFSPKFGALVNTIPAGVLAGVTTALYGLIGIIGVKIWVDNQVDFSRPANQFTAATALVVGIANFTFTAGALTFNGIALGTLAAIVIYHLMNGLERLRSGRGASPVHE; encoded by the coding sequence GTGAGACTTCCCTGGACCCTGCACGGAGACGGCCGCACGATCACCGGGGACGAGGTGGTGCACCCCGGCGAGCGGCTTGGCTGGCCGGCCACCATCGGCCTCGGGCTGCAGCACGTGGTGGCCATGTTCGGCGCCACCTTCCTGGTGCCGGTGCTGACCGGCTTCCCACCCACCACGACGGTGCTCTTCTCCGGCATCGGCACCATCGTCTTCCTGCTGGTCACCGGCAACCGGCTGCCCAGCTACCTCGGCTCCTCCTTCGCCTTCATCGCCCCGATCACCGCGGCCAGCGCCGGGGGAGGGATGCCCGCCGCCCTGTTCGGGGTGGTGGTGACCGGTGTCCTGCTCGCCCTGGTCGGGCTGCTGGTGACCCGCACCGGCACCGGCTGGATCGACGCCCTGATGCCGCCGGTGGTGGCCGGGGCGATCGTCGCGCTGATCGGGCTGAACCTGGCGCCCACCGCCCGGGACAACTTCGTCGCCGCACCGGTGACGGCCCTGGTCACGCTGACCGCGATCCTGCTCTGCACGGTGCTGCTGCGCGGCGTGCTGGGCCGGATGTCCATCGTGCTCGGCGTGGTGATCGGCTACGTGGTCGCTGCGCTCAGCGGCCAGGTCGACCTCAGCGGGGTGCGGTCCGCGCCCTGGGTCGGCCTGCCCGAGCTGACCGCCCCGAGTGCGGCGTGGTGGGCGCTGCCGGCGTTCCTGCCCGTGGTGCTGGTGCTGGTGGCCGAGAACGTCGGCCACGTCCGCTCGGTGGCCCACATGACCGACCCGGCGCTCAACAGGCTGACCGGGAGGGCCCTGCTGGCCGACGGCCTGGCCACCACGCTGGCCGGTGCGGGCGGCGGGTCCGGGACGACCACCTACGGGGAGAACATCGGGGTGATGGCCGCGACCCGGGTGTACTCCACGGCCGCCTACTGGGTGGCCGCCCTGTTCGCGGTGCTGCTCGGCTTCAGCCCCAAGTTCGGGGCGCTGGTGAACACCATCCCGGCGGGGGTGCTCGCTGGGGTGACGACCGCCCTCTACGGGCTGATCGGGATCATCGGCGTCAAGATCTGGGTGGACAACCAGGTCGACTTCTCCCGGCCGGCCAACCAGTTCACCGCGGCCACGGCGCTCGTGGTCGGCATCGCCAACTTCACCTTCACCGCCGGCGCCCTGACCTTCAACGGGATCGCCCTGGGCACGCTGGCCGCCATCGTGATCTACCACCTGATGAACGGCCTCGAGCGGCTGCGGTCCGGCCGGGGGGCCTCACCCGTCCACGAGTGA